The following proteins are encoded in a genomic region of Cygnus olor isolate bCygOlo1 chromosome 11, bCygOlo1.pri.v2, whole genome shotgun sequence:
- the KLHL25 gene encoding kelch-like protein 25, with translation MSVSVHENRKSRTSTGSMNILLFHKASHPDCVLSHLNTLRKHCMFTDVTLWAGNRSFPCHRAVLAASSRYFEAMFSNGLRESLDDEVNFHDSLHPEVLELLLDFAYSSRIIINEENAESLLEAGDMLQFHDVRDAAAEFLEKNLYPSNCLGMMLLSDAHQCRRLYELSWRMCLVNFETVHKSEDFNNLSKDTLLDLISSDELEIEDEEKVFKAVLQWVKYDLDERKAYLPELLRNVRLALLPSECLKEALACEDLIMVDERNKLVLDEAIQCKKKILQNDGVVTSLCARPRKAGHTLLILGGQTFLCDKIYQVDQKAKEIIPKADLPSPRKEFSACAIGCKVYVTGGRGSENGVSKDVWVYDTVHEEWSKAAPMLVARFGHGSAELENCLYVVGGHTAVAGVFPASPSVSLKQVEKYDPTANKWMMVAPLRDGVSNAAVVSARLKLFVFGGTSVHRDMVSKVQCYDPLENRWTIKAECPQPWRYTAAAVLGSQIFIMGGDTEFTAASAYRFDCGTDQWTRIGDMTAKRMSCHALASGNKLYVVGGYFGTQRCKTLDCYDPMSDTWNCITTVPYSLIPTAFVSTWKHLPS, from the coding sequence ATGTCAGTCAGCGTCCACGAGAACCGTAAATCCCGGACTAGCACCGGCTCCATGAACATCTTGCTCTTTCACAAAGCTTCCCACCCGGACTGCGTGCTGTCCCACCTGAACACCCTGCGGAAGCACTGCATGTTCACCGACGTCACCCTCTGGGCAGGAAACCGCTCGTTCCCGTGCCATCGGGCAGTGctggctgcctccagcaggTACTTCGAAGCCATGTTTAGCAACGGCCTGCGCGAGAGCCTGGACGATGAGGTGAATTTCCATGACAGCCTCCATCcggaggtgctggagctgctgctggacttCGCTTATTCCTCTCGGATCATCATCAACGAGGAAAACGCGGAGTCCCTCCTGGAGGCTGGGGACATGCTGCAGTTCCACGACGTCCGAGACGCAGCAGCTGAATTCCTGGAGAAGAACCTCTACCCTTCCAACTGCCTGGGCATGATGCTGCTCTCGGACGCCCATCAGTGCCGCCGACTCTACGAGCTCTCCTGGAGGATGTGCCTGGTCAACTTCGAGACCGTTCACAAGAGCGAGGACTTCAACAACCTTTCCAAGGACACTCTGCTGGACCTCATCTCCAGCGATGAGCTGGAAATTGAGGACGAGGAGAAGGTCTTTAAGGCTGTCCTCCAGTGGGTGAAATACGATCTAGACGAGCGGAAGGCTTACCTTCCGGAGCTGCTGAGGAATGTTCGCCTGGCCTTGCTTCCTTCCGAATGCCTCAAGGAGGCCTTGGCTTGTGAGGACCTGATCATGGTGGATGAAAGGAACAAGCTTGTCTTGGATGAAGCCATTCAGTGCAAGAAGAAGATCCTCCAGAACGATGGGGTTGTCACTAGTCTCTGTGCCAGGCCTCGCAAAGCCGGCCACACCTTGCTGATCCTGGGAGGGCAGACCTTCTTGTGTGATAAGATCTATCAAGTGGATCAAAAAGCGAAGGAAATTATCCCCAAAGCAGACCTGCCGAGCCCGCGGAAAGAGTTTAGCGCCTGCGCCATTGGCTGCAAAGTGTACGTCACTGGTGGCAGGGGCTCGGAGAACGGGGTCTCCAAGGACGTGTGGGTGTACGACACTGTCCACGAGGAATGGTCAAAAGCCGCCCCCATGCTGGTAGCTCGCTTTGGGCACGGCTCAGCTGAACTGGAAAACTGCCTGTACGTGGTTGGGGGGCACACTGCAGTGGCTGGGGTCTTCCCTGCATCGCCTTCAGTGTCCTTGAAGCAAGTCGAGAAGTATGATCCCACAGCCAACAAGTGGATGATGGTGGCTCCGTTGAGAGACGGGGTGAGCAACGCCGCGGTGGTGAGTGCCAGGCTCAAGCTTTTCGTCTTTGGTGGCACCAGCGTTCACCGGGACATGGTGTCCAAGGTGCAGTGCTACGATCCGCTCGAGAATCGGTGGACGATCAAAGCGGAGTGCCCGCAGCCCTGGCGTTACACGGCAGCCGCCGTCCTGGGCAGCCAGATTTTCATCATGGGGGGAGACACGGAGTTCACGGCGGCGTCCGCCTACCGCTTCGACTGCGGGACGGACCAGTGGACGCGCATCGGGGACATGACGGCCAAGCGCATGTCCTGCCACGCGTTGGCCTCGGGGAATAAACTCTACGTGGTGGGGGGTTACTTCGGGACTCAGAGGTGCAAAACGCTGGACTGCTACGACCCCATGTCGGACACGTGGAACTGTATCACAACGGTGCCTTACTCGCTCATCCCCACGGCTTTTGTCAGCACCTGGAAGCACTTGCCGTCATGA